The following proteins are co-located in the Pyricularia oryzae 70-15 chromosome 1, whole genome shotgun sequence genome:
- a CDS encoding beta-lactamase, translating into MHPPTTKMADFDEMIEKAVQEGVAPGLVLIAGDKTGKLDYRKTFGNASLNGAGDTQQREPQPQPMSARDSAFTWMSLTKLPTAVAILQLVEQGRLSLDADVADQLPELAAQPVISSSSDGADTLVPRRAAITLRHLLSHTSGLQYPFIPGALAAYYERRARAGGEGFDMAKRRARVQERFGVPLVYEPGEGWCYGPGLDWAGLLLERTVDESLDAYVKRSVWAPLGVQEGEMPSYFPKTSSSSSSSSSDMNNVATSARGPNGKMVGVPDMPAPPAPEAAFGGEGMRGTMDTFVRLLRSLTLDDGVLLRPETAALLFEPQLRGRWDASKTALRDLLAGADWLSGVAPPQGDEYDWGLGGLLVDGDSHAYRRPGCLMWSGMFNSSWFIDRKAGVYGVFGTQCLPPGDSPIRNLTEAFQEEVYRRANKLNKSSSSP; encoded by the exons ATGCACCCGCCGACCACAAAAATGGCAGACTTTGATGAGATGATTGAGAAGGCGGTTCAGGAGGGCGTGGCACCGGGACTGGTACTCATTGCGGGGGACAAGACGG GCAAGCTCGACTACCGCAAGACGTTTGGCAACGCGAGTCTCAATGGCGCCGGCGACACCCAGCAACGGGAACCACAGCCGCAGCCCATGTCGGCCAGGGACAGCGCCTTCACCTGGATGTCGCTGACCAAGCTCCCCACGGCGGTCGCGATCCTGCAGCTCGTCGAGCAGGGCAGGCTCTCGCTGGACGCCGACGTGGCCGACCAGCTCCCCGAGCTGGCGGCGCAGCCcgtcatcagcagcagcagtgacGGGGCCGACACTCTAGTCCCCCGGCGCGCCGCCATCACCCTCCGCCACCTGCTATCCCACACCTCGGGGCTGCAGTACCCCTTCATCCCCGGAGCGCTGGCCGCGTACTACGAGAGGCGGGCCAGGGCCGGCGGGGAGGGCTTCGACATGGCCAAGCGGCGGGCCAGGGTGCAGGAGCGCTTCGGCGTGCCGCTGGTGTATGAGCCCGGCGAGGGCTGGTGCTACGGGCCCGGGCTGGACTGGGccgggctgctgctggagcgcaCCGTCGACGAGTCGCTGGATGCATACGTCAAGAGGAGCGTGTGGGCGCCGCTTGGGGTCCAGGAGGGCGAGATGCCGAGCTACTTTCCCaaaaccagcagcagcagcagcagcagcagcagtgacATGAACAATGTAGCGACGAGTGCCCGCGGACCGAACGGCAAGATGGTGGGTGTGCCGGACAtgccggcaccgccggcGCCCGAGGCGGCGTTTGGTGGTGAGGGCATGCGCGGCACGATGGACACGTTTGTGAGGCTGCTGCGGTCGCTGACGCTGGACGACGGCGTCCTCCTCCGGCCTGAGACGGCGGCGCTGCTGTTTGAGCCGCAGCTGCGCGGTCGGTGGGACGCGAGCAAGACGGCGCTGCGTGACCTGCTCGCCGGCGCGGACTGGCTGAGCGGAGTGGCGCCGCCGCAGGGCGATGAGTATGATTGGGGCCTGGGTGGGCTCCTGGTCGATGGGGATAGTCACGCATATAGACGGCCGGGCTGCTTGATGTGGAGTGGCATGTTTAACTCGAGCTGG TTTATTGACCGAAAAGCAGGTGTATACGGCGTCTTTGGGACGCAGTGTCTCCCGCCAGGTGACTCTCCCATACGCAATCTCACGGAGGCGTTCCAGGAGGAGGTTTACAGAAGGGCGAATAAATTAAACAAGTCCTCCAGCTCCCCTTAG
- a CDS encoding hydroxymethylglutaryl-CoA lyase, protein MAPLAPIAARCARRVAVNGLLKRSCMPRLYSTAGNTQQQQQQQHQPSYNNRVKIVEVGPRDGLQNEKTTIPLATKIELIERLAKTGLTTIEAGSFVAPKWVPQMANSSEILQHILVNEIPSPNPVTYAFLAPNTKGLNNALSLLEAHPGSYSTEPKPSSPPAVELAVFAAATESFSRKNLNMDVASSLAAFGEVIKGAKIAGLRVRAYISVVLGCPFEGHDVDPHRVAEIATSLLEMGADEIALGDTTGMGTAPRTQALLRCISAAGVRSEDVAMHFHDTYGQALVNTAVALEHGVRTFDSSVGGLGGCPYSPGATGNVATEDMVYFLETLGMDTGVDLEAVAEIGSWITKEIGKPHDSSVGKAVLGARSRV, encoded by the exons ATGGCTCCCTTGGCCCCAATTGCAGCCCGCTGCGCCCGTCGCGTGGCCGTCAATGGCTTGTTGAAGCGGTCTTGCATGCCGCGGCTATACTCGACGGCGGGCAAcacacagcagcagcaacagcaacaacaccaACCTTCATACAATAACCGTGTCAAAATCGTCGAAGTCGGGCCCCGCGACGGCCTGCAGAACGAGAAAACCACAATACCACTCGCCACAAAGATTGAGCTCATTGAGAGGCTGGCCAAGACGGGTTTGACCACCATCGAGGCTGGGTCCTTTGTCGCGCCCAAATGGGTTCCGCAG ATGGCCAACTCGAGCGAAATCCTACAACACATCCTCGTCAACGAGATCCCTTCCCCGAACCCGGTGACCTACGCTTTCCTCGCCCCAAACACAAAGGGGCTCAACAACGCACTCTCGCTGCTGGAGGCCCATCCAGGATCCTACAGCACCGAGCCGAAGCCCTCATCCCCGCCCGCCGTGGAGCTGGCCGTCTTCGCCGCGGCGACCGAGTCATTCTCGCGCAAGAACCTCAACATGGACGTGGCGAGCTCGCTGGCGGCGTTTGGCGAGGTCATCAAGGGCGCCAAGATTGCGGGCCTGAGGGTCAGGGCCTACATCTCGGTCGTTCTGGGGTGTCCGTTTGAGGGCCACGACGTGGACCCTCACCGTGTCGCCGAGATCGCGACCAGCCTGCTCGAGATGGGCGCCGACGAAATCGCGCTCGGCGATACTACGGGCATGGGCACGGCGCCCCGAACCCAGGCCCTGCTGAGGTGCATCTCGGCCGCGGGAGTGCGGAGCGAGGATGTCGCCATGCACTTTCACGACACGTACGGCCAGGCTCTGGTCAACACGGCCGTTGCGCTCGAGCATGGCGTGCGCACCTTTGATTCTTCCGTGGGAGGTCTGGGTGGCTGCCCGTACAGCCCCGGGGCCACGGGCAACGTTGCCACCGAGGACATGGTCTACTTCCTCGAGACGTTGGGGATGGATACCGGAGTGGATCTGGAGGCCGTTGCGGAGATCGGGTCTTGGATCACCAAGGAGATTGGGAAGCCGCACGACAGCAGCGTGGGCAAGGCGGTGCTCGGGGCCAGGTCTCGAGTCTAA
- a CDS encoding long-chain base protein 3 → MKRNNRGSSPASASLPKIAVNGPSTNMTAEPDKAGTEGERVQGGGDGIDAGLRSLGHYKRALPPWRYAVRQKMLPLIRWETPYLAWLQSKIRSPALDSYFAITANLGTHTFFMIGLPIMFWCGFMEFGKGLVHILATGVFVTGFIKDLLSLPRPLSPPLHRITMSGSAALEYGFPSTHSTNAVSVAVLGILMLHDPTNTLSSSVKLYLEVLSYFYAVSIVFGRLYCGMHGFLDVIIGSLIGIFIALGEFYCGPILDSWLHATGWRGSIVFILTIIVLVRIHPEPADDCPCFDDSVAFAGVMMGLEVGFWHYMHSSFAWPASDRFSLSQLGWPTVGARLVAGIIVIFAWREIMKPALLKILPYIFRAIEDRGLSLPRRFFVNASEYKNIPDLLRLHTDNVIPSVSDLPEIVRNIRRVGTRGRSVSIGPQSAADAYETLAYRERRRRESMGSNASLGSKPSLRNLREEVSREGGASGDAFEDGDGFAFSSSLSSAQQIRRRNQSPGTLADYESQMGRGTVVVGDEGGKGEDDVDIFIGQQDEFEEKEMFEKLIKPRVRYDVEVVTKLVVYAGIAWLSVEGIPVMFEYIGLGAEHLRQPR, encoded by the exons ATGAAGCGAAACAACCGAGGCTCGAGCCCGGCCTCCGCCTCCCTGCCAAAGATTGCTGTCAATGGACCATCGACAAACATGACGGCGGAGCCCGACAAGGCTGGTACTGAGGGCGAGCGCGTCCAGGGAGGCGGTGATGGTATCGACGCGGGGCTGCGAAGCTTGGGACATT ACAAACGAGCACTCCCGCCATGGAGATATGCTGTGCGACAGAAGATGCTGCCCCTGATTCGATGGGAAACACCCTACCTCGCCTGGTTGCAGTCCAAGATCCGCTCGCCCGCGCTCGACAGCTACTTTGCCATTACTGCAAACCTCGGAACGCATACCTTCTTTATGATCGGGCTTCCCATCATGTTTTGGTGTGGATTTATGGAGTTCGGGAAGGG TCTTGTCCACATATTAGCGACGGGCGTCTTCGTTACAGGCTTCATCAAGGATCTCCTATCTCTCCCGAGGCCATTGTCGCCCCCTCTCCACCGAATCACCATGTCTGGATCGGCGGCTCTCGAGTACGGCTTCCCATCGACCCACTCGACCAACGCAGTATCCGTTGCTGTGCTTGGAATACTCATGCTGCACGACCCAACCAATACTCTTTCCTCTTCAGTCAAGCTCTACCTGGAGGTTTTGAGCTATTTCTACGCAGTCTCCATCGTCTTTGGCCGCCTCTACTGCGGCATGCACGGCTTCTTGGATGTGATAATTGGTAGTCTGATTGGCATTTTCATCGCACTGGGAGAGTTCTATTGCGGTCCGATCTTGGATTCTTGGCTTCATGCCACGGGCTGGCGCGGGTCCATCGTGTTTATCCTGACCATCATCGTACTGGTGCGCATCCACCCAGAGCCCGCGGATGACTGCCCGTGCTTCGACGACAGTGTTGCCTTTGCCGGCGTCATGATGGGCCTCGAAGTCGGCTTCTGGCATTACATGCACTCATCCTTTGCCTGGCCGGCGAGCGATCGCTTCTCGCTGTCTCAGTTGGGTTGGCCAACTGTGGGAGCACGGCTTGTGGCGGGCATCATTGTTATCTTTGCGTGGCGCGAAATTATGAAGCCTGCGCTGCTCAAAATTCTCCCCTATATCTTCCGGGCCATAGAAGACCGCGGTCTCTCTCTTCCCCGACGCTTCTTTGTCAACGCGAGCGAGTACAAGAACATTCCCGACCTCCTCCGCCTGCACACCGACAACGTTATCCCTTCGGTCAGTGACCTGCCTGAAATTGTACGCAACATCCGGCGTGTGGGAACCCGCGGCCGAAGTGTCAGCATCGGCCCCCAAAGCGCGGCAGATGCGTACGAGACGCTGGCTTACCGGGAGCGGAGGCGGCGGGAGAGCATGGGGAGCAACGCCAGCCTTGGGAGCAAGCCAAGCCTGCGGAACCTCAGGGAGGAGGTCAGCCGCGAGGGTGGCGCTTCCGGCGACGCTTTTGAAGACGGGGATGGTTTTGCCTTTTCGTCATCCCTCAGTTCCGCCCAGCAGATTCGGCGAAGGAACCAGTCCCCAGGGACTCTGGCCGACTACGAAAGCCAGATGGGGCGGGGCACTGTCGTTGTTGGAGACGAGGGTGGCAAAGGCGAGGATGACGTGGACATCTTCATTGGCCAACAGGATGAGtttgaggagaaggagatgtTTGAGAAGCTTATAAAGCCACGCGTCAGGTACGATGTTGAGGTGGTGACCAAGCTGGTCGTCTATGCTG GCATCGCATGGCTGAGCGTCGAGGGCATACCGGTCATGTTTGAATATATAGGCCTGGGTGCGGAACACCTACGCCAGCCAAGGTGA